One part of the Phragmites australis chromosome 3, lpPhrAust1.1, whole genome shotgun sequence genome encodes these proteins:
- the LOC133912914 gene encoding VAN3-binding protein-like produces MGDPRARTSGELRPPELTLDPLEFLSRSWSASGRAFGAPPPTPPPAALVSPIAEDAACELDDGGACVAANAAGGSSFSFASAATSQLIMERILAQSQEVAPLTSGRLSHSSGPLNGGGSLSDSPPVSPEIDDAKYCRAVSTPKPQVYRAGNKTVGRWLKDRKEKKKEETRAHNAQVHAAVSVAAVAAAVAAVAAATAAASGSGKDDRAARTDMAVASAATLVAAQCVEAAESMGAEREHLEAVVGSAVNVRTPGDIVTVTAAAATALRGAATLKARALKEVWNIAAVIPVEKGTVGGGHHQKQNVPKQHRKLESNGSSISDDVSLEEENNFLGICSQELLARGTELLKRTRKGALHSKVVSVYINRMGLVMLKMKSRHVAGTITKKKKSVVIDVCKDVSAWPGRHLLEDGEHRRYFGLRTAEHRVIEFECTSQREYEMWTKGVARLLSIAGERKRLA; encoded by the exons ATGGGCGATCCCCGGGCCCGCACGTCCGGCgagctccggccgccggagctgaCGCTCGACCCGCTCGAGTTCCTCTCCCGCTCCTGGAGCGCCTCAGGCCGCGCGTTCGGGgccccgccgccgaccccgCCGCCGGCTGCGCTCGTCAGCCCCATCGCCGAGGACGCCGCGTGCGAGCTCGACGACGGGGGCGCCTGCGTCGCAGCCAACGCCGCGGGCGGGAGCTCCTTCTCCTTCGCGTCCGCGGCCACGTCGCAGCTCATCATGGAACGGATCCTCGCGCAATCG CAAGAAGTGGCGCCGCTCACCTCCGGCCGGCTTTCGCACAGCAgcggccctctcaacggcggcGGTTCCCTCTCCGACAGCCCGCCGGTCTCGCCGGAGATCGACGACGCAAAG TACTGCAGAGCAGTGAGCACGCCGAAGCCACAGGTGTACCGGGCCGGCAACAAGACTGTTGGCCGGTGGCTCAAGGataggaaggagaagaagaaagaagagaccAGGGCACACAATGCACAGGTTCATGCCGCTGTCTCGGTTGCGGCCGTGGCTGCTGCAGTAGCAGCTGTAGCTGCCGCGACCGCTGCAGCCTCAGGATCTGGCAAGGATGACCGTGCCGCCCGCACAGACATGGCTGTGGCGTCGGCAGCAACACTTGTGGCTGCACAATGCGTTGAGGCAGCAGAGTCCATGGGGGCTGAGCGTGAGCATTTGGAGGCTGTTGTTGGATCTGCCGTGAACGTCAGGACACCTGGAGACATTGTCACTGTCACAGCTGCTGCAGCTACTG CATTGAGAGGTGCAGCGACATTGAAGGCGAGAGCTTTGAAGGAGGTGTGGAACATAGCGGCGGTGATCCCAGTAGAGAAGGGCACAGTGGGGGGAGGGCACCATCAGAAGCAGAATGTGCCGAAGCAGCATCGCAAGTTGGAGAGCAATGGCAGTAGCATCAGCGACGACGTTTCGCTTGAGGAGGAGAACAACTTCCTGGGCATCTGCAGCCAAGAGCTGCTTGCTCGCGGCACTGAGCTCCTAAAACGCACTCGGAAAG GTGCACTGCACTCGAAGGTTGTATCAGTGTACATCAACCGGATGGGCCTG GTAATGCTCAAAATGAAGAGCCGGCATGTTGCAGGGACAatcaccaagaagaagaaaa GTGTTGTGATAGATGTGTGCAAGGACGTCTCGGCGTGGCCAGGTCGGCACCTGCTGGAGGACGGCGAGCACCGCCGTTACTTCGGCCTCAGGACGGCAGAGCACCGGGTGATCGAGTTCGAGTGCACCAGCCAGCGGGAGTACGAGATGTGGACAAAGGGCGTGGCGCGCCTCCTCAGCATTGCCGGTGAGCGGAAACGCCTCGCGTGA